From the genome of Pelobacter propionicus DSM 2379, one region includes:
- a CDS encoding carbon-nitrogen hydrolase family protein produces the protein MMHCLFLLIFATLFLGQGMIGDAAGAPGPERIRIALLHLDARPGEVGRNRRSIENAIAQAVAEKADWVLTPELAETGYGFAARIGTGWIESFPDQWIRSLAAGARHNGVALFIGIAERDSTTGNLHNSVAVIDRDGVIQGTYRKHRVVNGPAENWATKGIENNLFTVDGIPIGFLICADAYKDEISSRHKQMGARILLSPANWPPAGEMGPKGYWEERSRETGLPLIVNNRTGVEPGIDFSAGESAAIAQGKRLFTLVSPHPRLVLLDWNRATGTITPAGEISLKP, from the coding sequence ATGATGCACTGTCTCTTCCTGCTCATATTCGCCACCCTGTTTCTGGGCCAGGGTATGATCGGCGACGCGGCGGGTGCACCCGGCCCTGAGCGCATCCGCATCGCCCTGCTTCACCTGGATGCCCGACCAGGGGAAGTCGGGCGTAATCGCCGGAGCATCGAAAACGCCATAGCACAGGCTGTCGCGGAGAAAGCCGACTGGGTGCTGACCCCGGAATTGGCCGAAACCGGCTACGGCTTCGCCGCGCGCATCGGCACCGGCTGGATCGAGAGCTTCCCCGATCAATGGATCCGCTCCCTTGCCGCCGGGGCTCGCCACAACGGGGTGGCGCTCTTCATCGGCATTGCGGAGAGAGACAGCACCACGGGAAACCTGCACAACAGCGTGGCGGTCATCGACAGGGACGGTGTGATCCAGGGCACCTACCGCAAGCACCGGGTGGTGAACGGCCCGGCAGAGAATTGGGCCACCAAGGGAATCGAGAACAACCTGTTCACCGTCGACGGCATCCCGATCGGTTTTCTGATCTGCGCCGATGCCTACAAGGACGAGATCAGCAGCCGCCACAAACAGATGGGCGCTCGGATCCTGCTCTCCCCCGCCAACTGGCCCCCGGCCGGAGAGATGGGACCCAAGGGATACTGGGAGGAGCGCTCCCGGGAGACCGGCCTGCCGCTGATCGTCAACAACCGCACCGGCGTGGAGCCTGGCATCGATTTCAGCGCCGGGGAAAGCGCGGCCATTGCCCAGGGCAAACGCCTGTTTACCCTGGTATCACCTCACCCGCGGCTGGTGCTGCTGGATTGGAACCGCGCCACCGGAACCATCACCCCGGCGGGAGAAATCAGCCTGAAACCTTGA
- a CDS encoding adenosylcobinamide amidohydrolase, translating into MRMFLITLITLLTIPTLLFAADLKLPDDLKAEATIIRGEREQMWEKTLVVRFPERRRTLSTYDGLVDALAAMNHSANPLLWARVNDSFMGKAGRGGKSYTEFIHERTARSLKLNTTDITKMATAADLDNLAMVTKEFGPLTVTVLVTAGARGNAVRTGVDQGNNIEGQEPHGTINVMLLTNARLTDGAMARAIVTVTEAKTAALQDLNVPSSYTKNVQATGTGTDSVIVVSGTTGPRASYAGGHSKLGELIGKATHEAVIEALGKQNGFRLPTAHIAQTKTP; encoded by the coding sequence ATGCGTATGTTTCTCATAACCCTCATTACCCTGCTGACCATCCCCACCCTGCTCTTTGCCGCCGACCTAAAACTACCCGACGACCTGAAGGCCGAGGCGACGATCATCAGGGGTGAACGGGAGCAGATGTGGGAGAAGACCCTGGTGGTCAGGTTCCCGGAGCGCCGCCGCACCCTCTCCACCTACGATGGCCTGGTGGATGCCCTGGCTGCCATGAACCACTCGGCCAACCCGCTCCTCTGGGCCAGGGTCAACGACAGCTTCATGGGCAAGGCCGGCAGGGGGGGAAAGAGCTACACCGAATTCATCCATGAAAGAACCGCCCGGAGCCTGAAGCTGAACACGACCGACATCACCAAGATGGCCACGGCAGCGGACCTGGACAACCTGGCAATGGTGACGAAGGAATTCGGGCCGCTGACCGTCACCGTGCTGGTCACCGCCGGCGCCAGGGGCAACGCCGTCAGGACCGGCGTGGATCAGGGAAACAACATCGAGGGGCAGGAGCCCCACGGCACCATCAACGTCATGCTGCTGACCAATGCCCGCCTGACCGACGGCGCCATGGCACGGGCAATTGTCACCGTAACCGAGGCCAAGACTGCGGCGCTGCAGGACCTGAACGTGCCAAGCAGCTATACGAAGAATGTCCAGGCCACCGGCACCGGCACGGACAGCGTAATCGTCGTCTCCGGCACCACCGGCCCCCGGGCAAGTTATGCCGGCGGCCACAGCAAACTGGGCGAACTGATCGGCAAGGCGACCCATGAGGCGGTGATCGAAGCCCTGGGCAAACAGAACGGATTCAGGCTTCCCACCGCGCACATCGCCCAGACGAAAACGCCATGA
- a CDS encoding TonB-dependent receptor plug domain-containing protein has protein sequence MKHPFVILSLCNALVMPHIIDSTAHADQNETTAQPDQQSTETKSADTTLDRMVVTATRIQESTLDIPASVQVITQEEIRTSSARDAGELMAEAGIGHVHKYNGAQTGNVEIRGLSTDLFTESSSRVLLLVNGNRAGTTNMAKIPASEIERIEIVKGPGSVLYGSQAMGGVINIITKRGTEEGVHGSIGAEGGSWGYWKSGGDIHGKKYGIDYFISGAASASDDYRTPKGSYDNNAYESEELSTRLGYSFLNDHRVSVGFQRWVGRDLGSPGAVYAKDPDDYSKKARNSFDFEYTNKTATLKYYINNNKDDSYSTGGMGMPGPGNADRFTSNNRSQGVSIQNVFPIGVHRIIIGGQWDRNSVDTSSSSGAPYYPDSRYDNYAAFAEGRLSLLKEKLLLTAGVRYDYFDNNTLSTKGLTSTPVSRSMDHVTGRGGIVYKITDGLSLKAAIGTAFRAPSPRELASDYTLYGYRTLGNRDLGPEKSTTYEGGVEYAKDHLKGGFTFFHTSFSHKIASYYDSALGATSYKNLSSATIQGIEMNAAYDVGLAAGLDISVQPFANVTYKTRYDGESKDSASHGHLLNVPEWTGAFGVKAGQEKWDAKLIINYSGNEYITDYSASYPYPVVNKGGFMTMDIKGAIRPLKNLELTLAVENLLDRYYEYINGYPMRGRTFVGGARWIF, from the coding sequence ATGAAGCACCCGTTCGTCATTCTGTCACTCTGCAATGCCCTGGTCATGCCGCACATAATCGATTCCACTGCCCATGCGGACCAGAATGAAACAACCGCGCAACCAGATCAGCAGTCCACCGAAACAAAGAGTGCCGACACCACCCTTGACCGCATGGTCGTCACCGCCACCAGAATCCAGGAATCCACCCTGGACATCCCCGCATCGGTTCAGGTCATCACCCAGGAGGAGATCAGAACATCATCGGCACGGGACGCGGGCGAGCTGATGGCCGAGGCAGGCATCGGCCACGTGCATAAGTACAACGGTGCCCAGACCGGCAACGTAGAGATCAGGGGGCTTTCCACCGACCTGTTCACCGAGAGCAGCAGCAGGGTGCTGCTGCTGGTGAACGGCAACCGGGCCGGCACCACCAACATGGCCAAAATTCCGGCCAGCGAGATCGAGCGCATCGAGATCGTAAAAGGTCCCGGCTCCGTACTGTACGGTTCCCAGGCCATGGGGGGTGTGATCAACATCATTACCAAACGCGGTACCGAGGAGGGAGTTCACGGCTCCATAGGCGCGGAGGGCGGTTCCTGGGGGTACTGGAAAAGCGGCGGCGATATACATGGCAAGAAATACGGCATCGACTATTTCATCTCCGGCGCAGCGTCGGCCAGCGACGACTACCGCACACCAAAGGGTTCCTACGACAACAACGCCTACGAGAGCGAAGAGCTTTCCACCCGGCTCGGCTACAGTTTCCTGAACGACCACCGGGTTTCGGTCGGTTTCCAGCGCTGGGTCGGCAGGGACCTGGGCTCTCCCGGCGCGGTCTACGCCAAGGACCCGGACGACTACTCCAAAAAGGCCCGTAACTCCTTCGATTTTGAATACACAAACAAAACCGCGACGCTCAAATACTACATCAACAACAACAAGGACGACTCCTACAGCACCGGCGGCATGGGCATGCCCGGTCCGGGCAACGCGGACCGGTTCACCTCCAACAACCGCTCCCAGGGGGTCAGCATCCAGAACGTCTTCCCCATCGGCGTACACCGCATCATCATCGGCGGACAGTGGGACCGCAACTCCGTGGACACCTCCAGCAGCAGCGGCGCCCCCTACTATCCCGATTCACGTTACGACAACTACGCCGCCTTCGCCGAGGGGAGGCTCAGCCTGCTGAAGGAAAAACTGCTGCTCACCGCCGGCGTGCGCTACGACTACTTCGACAACAACACCCTGTCAACCAAGGGGCTCACCAGTACCCCCGTCTCCCGTAGCATGGATCACGTCACCGGTCGGGGCGGCATAGTCTACAAGATCACCGACGGCCTCAGCCTGAAGGCTGCCATCGGAACGGCCTTCAGGGCCCCCTCCCCCCGAGAACTGGCCAGCGACTACACCCTCTACGGCTATCGTACTCTGGGTAACCGCGACCTGGGACCGGAGAAGAGCACCACCTACGAGGGAGGGGTGGAGTACGCCAAAGACCATCTCAAGGGGGGCTTCACCTTCTTTCACACCAGCTTCTCCCACAAGATCGCCAGCTACTACGACAGCGCCCTGGGAGCGACCAGCTATAAAAACCTTTCCAGCGCCACGATCCAGGGGATCGAGATGAACGCGGCCTATGACGTCGGCCTGGCAGCCGGCCTGGACATTTCCGTCCAACCGTTTGCAAACGTCACCTACAAAACCAGATACGACGGTGAAAGCAAAGACAGCGCTAGCCACGGACACCTGCTGAACGTCCCCGAATGGACCGGCGCCTTCGGTGTCAAAGCCGGCCAGGAGAAATGGGACGCAAAACTGATCATCAACTATTCGGGCAACGAGTACATCACGGACTACTCCGCCTCCTATCCCTATCCGGTGGTCAACAAGGGGGGCTTCATGACAATGGACATCAAGGGGGCCATCCGTCCGCTGAAGAACCTGGAACTGACCCTCGCCGTGGAGAACCTGCTGGACAGGTACTACGAGTACATCAACGGCTATCCCATGCGGGGAAGAACCTTTGTGGGAGGGGCCAGGTGGATTTTCTAA
- a CDS encoding cobaltochelatase subunit CobN, with amino-acid sequence MFPNRLSPRFLFSAVLAVFVSSLLILTPSSDATPSKTGVHLMMGDFNSKTSIEAVKTIRARFPQQSLGLDFRIITGKRGEKLDRSLARQAAPAAASGIGIIHIMDRRLVEGLKPHLMDLIAQGVRVYAVGGNYGKEDQQLGLINDEKVNAYYRENGVENMTQLLLFLLKRDCGQSVEYREPYRVPQQGYYLRDGHRVVGSFEEYRRLYRSRPGPWVGIPFFKTHLDSGEMQLVDAIVDRLEARGMNAIPIFGFPSEVAVERFLMDREGKSRVQAVIGVSLKVGMSPQRAIPILSRLGVPVIDAITLMSQSREEWEKSPVGLDIFERSSSVGLPELAGIIQPTVVASREKVVDQESGLEYVTTTPIPERIERLVDRVKAWINLQTKNNRDKKIALIYYSYPPGKQGIGAAYLNVLPDSLYEILNRMKAEGYDTGRDELTKKRIYDDVIGYGRNVANWAPAEMDRLARSGRALLLPVETYRKWLRELPPAFRKSVTRDWGEPEKNNGMMTWRDETGKAFLILPGVRYGNVLLMPQPAKGWAQNIVKAYHDPTIAPHHQYLAYYLWLKKGFRADALAHIGTHGTHEWMGGKEIGFTREDPSEVLIQDLPNIYPYIVDDVGEGIQAKRRGMAVVVDYMTPPFDKAGMNRDLKELAALISDYNNAREKSPQLAASKLEEVNRIAGKSGMLTDLKLKAIATHDDVEELEHHIKDIAETTTPFGLHTFGKSPEERYIRSTAEAIISIEKGLDPAARAKRIAALEDAIRRSGPRELDSFINALNGRYIPAGTGNDPIRNPDSLPTGKNFYSFDPARVPSPATYATGVKLAGELIENYRARHGVYPDKLSFVLWATECIRHEGVMESQVMYLMGVRPVWDERGRVQGVEAIPRAELGRPRIDVTMTPSGLYRDLFSGLMDLLDKAVSVARDQKEQDNVVRANTLTTQKMLMKKGVPEETARRMASVRIFTEPSGAYGNGLENAIVASNTWDNEKKVIDVYFRRVGYLYGQGFWSEGGKQGGEELGQVLLKNALSGSKIAIHSRSTNTIGVLDTDDFYQYLGGLAMAIRAVDGKTPEVFVSNMTNPTQAHQETLEKNMGREMRARYLNPEWIKAMMKEGYAGARFIDKVTEHLWGWQVTVPEAVDKAKWQEMYETYVQDKNGLGMKEMFRKSNNMWAYQSVVARMLETARKEYWKPDRKVIEKLAEEYAKTAAEVGMACCDHTCNNPHLTKFTSSTLLSVPGLAPLNSGFVRALNDMKQVGSNPAAARPAQARQGRAAGAKTSARGASGRAPDGSGKGATGTQVAGFEVEEVKSGAAAGGASSAPIPWMFMVGFAIFITLVAWGFRKGGA; translated from the coding sequence ATGTTCCCGAATAGGCTTTCTCCCCGTTTCCTGTTCTCTGCCGTTCTCGCTGTCTTCGTATCGTCACTGCTTATCCTTACCCCATCTTCCGATGCAACGCCTTCGAAAACCGGCGTGCACCTGATGATGGGCGACTTCAACTCCAAAACCAGCATCGAAGCGGTCAAGACCATTCGCGCCCGCTTTCCCCAGCAGAGCCTCGGCCTGGATTTCCGGATCATTACCGGCAAGAGGGGAGAAAAACTGGACCGGAGCCTGGCCCGCCAGGCAGCCCCCGCCGCGGCGTCCGGCATCGGCATCATCCACATCATGGACCGCCGCCTGGTGGAAGGGCTGAAGCCGCACCTCATGGATCTGATCGCCCAGGGGGTGCGCGTCTATGCGGTGGGAGGCAACTACGGCAAGGAAGACCAGCAGTTGGGGCTAATCAACGACGAGAAGGTGAACGCCTACTACCGTGAGAACGGCGTGGAAAACATGACCCAGCTGCTGCTGTTCCTGCTCAAACGGGATTGCGGCCAGAGCGTGGAGTATCGCGAACCGTACCGGGTTCCCCAGCAGGGATATTATCTGCGGGATGGCCACCGGGTCGTGGGCAGTTTTGAGGAGTACCGGCGCCTGTACCGCTCCCGGCCCGGTCCCTGGGTCGGCATCCCCTTCTTCAAGACGCATCTCGATTCCGGCGAGATGCAGTTGGTGGACGCCATTGTGGATCGGCTGGAGGCCCGGGGAATGAACGCCATCCCGATTTTCGGCTTTCCCTCGGAAGTGGCCGTGGAGCGGTTTCTGATGGACAGGGAGGGCAAGAGCCGGGTCCAGGCGGTGATCGGCGTTTCCCTCAAGGTGGGCATGTCGCCCCAGCGCGCCATCCCGATCCTCTCCAGGCTGGGAGTGCCGGTGATCGACGCCATCACCCTCATGTCCCAGTCCCGGGAGGAATGGGAGAAATCCCCGGTGGGGCTGGACATCTTCGAGCGCTCTTCCAGCGTGGGACTGCCGGAGCTGGCCGGCATCATCCAGCCCACGGTGGTGGCCTCCCGGGAAAAGGTGGTTGATCAGGAGAGCGGCCTGGAATACGTGACCACCACGCCGATCCCGGAGCGCATCGAGCGGCTGGTGGACCGGGTCAAGGCCTGGATCAACCTCCAGACAAAGAACAACAGGGACAAGAAGATCGCCCTGATCTATTACAGCTACCCGCCGGGGAAGCAGGGGATCGGCGCCGCCTACCTGAACGTGCTGCCGGACAGCCTGTACGAGATCCTCAACCGGATGAAGGCCGAGGGGTACGACACTGGTCGGGATGAGCTGACCAAGAAGCGCATCTACGACGATGTCATCGGATACGGCCGCAACGTGGCCAACTGGGCCCCGGCCGAGATGGACCGCCTGGCCCGCAGCGGCCGGGCATTGCTGCTGCCGGTGGAAACCTACAGGAAGTGGCTCCGCGAGCTTCCCCCCGCCTTCAGGAAGTCGGTCACCAGGGACTGGGGAGAGCCGGAGAAAAACAACGGCATGATGACCTGGCGCGACGAAACGGGGAAGGCATTCCTCATCCTTCCCGGGGTGCGCTACGGCAACGTGCTGCTCATGCCCCAGCCGGCCAAGGGGTGGGCGCAGAACATCGTCAAGGCCTACCATGACCCCACCATCGCGCCCCATCACCAGTACCTGGCCTACTATCTCTGGCTGAAGAAGGGATTCAGGGCCGATGCCCTGGCCCACATCGGCACCCACGGCACCCACGAGTGGATGGGGGGCAAGGAGATCGGCTTTACCAGAGAGGATCCCTCCGAGGTGCTGATCCAGGATCTGCCCAACATCTACCCCTACATCGTGGATGACGTGGGGGAAGGGATCCAGGCCAAGCGCCGCGGCATGGCGGTGGTGGTGGACTACATGACCCCTCCCTTCGACAAGGCCGGCATGAACCGCGACCTGAAAGAACTGGCGGCCCTGATCAGCGATTACAACAACGCCCGGGAGAAATCGCCCCAATTGGCGGCCTCCAAGCTGGAGGAGGTCAACCGCATCGCCGGGAAGAGCGGCATGCTGACCGACCTGAAACTGAAGGCCATCGCCACCCATGACGACGTGGAAGAGCTTGAGCACCACATAAAGGATATCGCCGAGACCACCACCCCCTTCGGCCTGCACACCTTCGGAAAATCGCCCGAGGAGAGGTACATCCGCAGCACGGCCGAGGCCATCATCTCCATTGAGAAGGGGCTCGACCCCGCTGCACGGGCAAAGAGAATCGCGGCGCTGGAAGACGCCATCCGTCGCAGTGGCCCGCGGGAGCTGGACTCGTTCATCAATGCCTTAAACGGCAGGTACATCCCGGCCGGCACCGGCAACGACCCGATCCGCAACCCGGATTCCCTCCCCACCGGCAAGAACTTCTACTCCTTCGACCCGGCCCGGGTCCCCTCCCCCGCCACCTACGCCACTGGCGTCAAACTGGCGGGGGAACTGATCGAGAACTACCGCGCACGCCACGGTGTCTACCCGGACAAGCTTTCCTTTGTTCTCTGGGCCACGGAGTGTATCCGCCACGAGGGGGTGATGGAGTCCCAGGTCATGTACCTGATGGGGGTGCGTCCGGTGTGGGACGAGCGGGGCAGGGTCCAGGGGGTGGAGGCCATCCCCCGCGCCGAGCTGGGCAGGCCGCGCATCGACGTGACCATGACCCCCTCGGGGCTGTACCGCGACCTGTTTTCGGGGCTGATGGACCTCTTGGACAAAGCGGTCTCCGTTGCCAGGGACCAGAAGGAACAGGATAACGTCGTCCGCGCCAACACCCTCACCACCCAGAAGATGCTGATGAAAAAAGGGGTGCCGGAGGAGACCGCCCGCCGCATGGCTTCGGTGCGCATCTTCACCGAACCCTCCGGGGCCTACGGCAACGGCCTGGAAAACGCCATCGTGGCCTCCAACACCTGGGACAACGAGAAGAAGGTCATCGACGTCTATTTCCGGCGGGTCGGCTACCTGTACGGCCAGGGGTTCTGGAGCGAAGGGGGTAAACAGGGGGGTGAGGAGCTGGGCCAGGTGCTGTTGAAAAACGCCCTTTCAGGAAGCAAGATTGCCATCCACAGCCGCTCCACCAACACCATCGGCGTGTTGGATACGGACGACTTCTACCAGTATCTGGGCGGCCTGGCCATGGCCATCCGCGCCGTGGACGGAAAAACGCCGGAGGTGTTCGTCAGCAACATGACCAACCCCACACAGGCCCACCAGGAGACCCTGGAGAAAAACATGGGGCGGGAGATGCGTGCCCGCTACCTGAACCCGGAGTGGATCAAGGCCATGATGAAGGAGGGCTACGCCGGCGCGCGCTTCATCGACAAAGTCACCGAGCACCTGTGGGGGTGGCAGGTGACGGTGCCCGAGGCGGTGGACAAGGCCAAGTGGCAGGAGATGTATGAAACCTACGTCCAGGACAAGAACGGCCTGGGGATGAAGGAGATGTTCCGGAAGTCAAACAACATGTGGGCCTACCAGTCCGTGGTGGCGCGCATGCTGGAGACCGCCCGCAAGGAGTACTGGAAACCGGACCGGAAGGTGATCGAGAAGCTGGCCGAGGAGTACGCCAAAACCGCCGCAGAGGTGGGCATGGCCTGCTGCGACCACACCTGCAACAATCCGCATCTGACGAAATTCACCTCATCGACCCTGCTGTCCGTGCCGGGGCTCGCCCCCCTGAACAGCGGCTTCGTCCGGGCGCTGAACGACATGAAGCAGGTGGGCTCCAACCCGGCCGCGGCCCGGCCGGCACAGGCCCGCCAGGGGCGCGCGGCGGGAGCGAAAACATCCGCCAGGGGCGCCTCCGGCCGCGCGCCGGACGGCAGCGGCAAGGGGGCCACGGGAACCCAGGTTGCAGGCTTCGAGGTGGAAGAGGTAAAGAGCGGCGCGGCCGCCGGTGGCGCCTCGTCCGCCCCCATCCCCTGGATGTTCATGGTCGGTTTCGCCATCTTCATCACCCTGGTGGCCTGGGGCTTCCGGAAGGGAGGAGCGTAA
- a CDS encoding DUF2149 domain-containing protein: MSFLKRRGRFDKYEEPLEDPISGVANLFDVSVVFIVSMMIALFMAYNMLDMMDPKSEMTIMKKSADGRVEIVTKKGKEIKVQKVTDKRLSGEGERLGTAYKLKDGKVIYVPE; encoded by the coding sequence ATGAGCTTTCTTAAGCGTCGGGGACGTTTCGACAAATACGAAGAGCCGTTGGAGGACCCCATTTCCGGCGTGGCCAACCTGTTCGACGTGAGCGTGGTCTTCATCGTCAGCATGATGATCGCCCTGTTCATGGCCTACAACATGCTGGACATGATGGACCCCAAGTCGGAGATGACCATCATGAAGAAGAGCGCCGACGGCAGGGTGGAGATCGTCACCAAGAAGGGGAAGGAGATCAAGGTGCAAAAAGTCACCGACAAGCGGCTCTCCGGCGAAGGCGAACGCCTGGGCACGGCCTACAAACTGAAGGACGGCAAGGTGATCTATGTTCCCGAATAG
- a CDS encoding MotA/TolQ/ExbB proton channel family protein, whose protein sequence is MNILAGLESFLFIISSVLLFPVVTALVLITCWVVVFFGWFLREYLDRRQGRFVSLERYRTALAKELEATTDKANLDIALERLLQAAELGLIKSLDKIRFVIRVGPALGLMGTLIPMGISLSAMAQGDMPKMAGSMVTAFTTVVVGLASSVVAYVMSLVKEKWVRADMREMEFMTEGMLRSAGQHREIPREEAADELS, encoded by the coding sequence ATGAATATTCTTGCCGGACTGGAAAGTTTTCTCTTCATCATCTCATCGGTGCTGCTCTTTCCGGTGGTCACCGCTCTGGTGCTGATCACCTGCTGGGTGGTGGTCTTCTTCGGCTGGTTTCTGCGGGAATACCTGGACCGGAGACAGGGACGCTTCGTCTCCCTGGAGCGCTACCGCACGGCCCTGGCAAAGGAACTGGAGGCCACCACCGACAAAGCCAACCTGGACATCGCTCTGGAGCGCCTGCTGCAGGCTGCCGAACTGGGGCTGATCAAGTCCCTGGACAAAATCCGCTTCGTCATCCGGGTCGGCCCGGCCCTGGGTCTGATGGGAACCCTGATCCCCATGGGCATCTCGCTCTCCGCCATGGCCCAGGGGGACATGCCCAAGATGGCCGGAAGCATGGTGACCGCGTTCACCACGGTCGTTGTCGGCCTGGCCAGCAGCGTGGTGGCCTATGTCATGTCCCTGGTCAAGGAAAAGTGGGTGCGGGCCGACATGCGCGAGATGGAATTCATGACCGAAGGGATGCTGCGTTCGGCGGGCCAGCACCGGGAGATCCCCAGGGAGGAAGCAGCGGATGAGCTTTCTTAA
- a CDS encoding DUF2162 domain-containing protein has product MNLNIILWIGGMLFSLGIFALKVGLGLGYGRVGRRGIALTLGGYMGLFMLIAVAAERLMRILQPILAKGPWLHTLLATGMIAWGMVVIFGKRHEHQAADCCERPPRARLLMLVPCPVCLTAMTFSIWAALNAIKLPPLLTGLCLGSAFALMALLVALIARPRSAGASETSLGMAMIVVGLYFIASLFLPAKIEAARGMYSSFISENRIAQSTDATGVMIFILLLALAGYLAGRGGKGERG; this is encoded by the coding sequence ATGAACCTGAACATCATCCTCTGGATCGGCGGCATGCTCTTCAGCCTGGGGATCTTCGCCCTCAAGGTCGGCCTAGGCCTTGGCTACGGCAGGGTCGGAAGGCGGGGGATCGCCCTGACACTGGGGGGCTATATGGGGCTGTTCATGCTGATCGCCGTCGCGGCGGAACGGCTGATGCGGATCCTTCAGCCGATCCTGGCCAAGGGCCCCTGGCTGCACACCCTGCTGGCGACCGGCATGATCGCCTGGGGCATGGTGGTCATCTTCGGCAAACGCCATGAACACCAGGCCGCCGATTGCTGCGAACGTCCCCCTAGGGCGCGTCTGCTGATGCTGGTCCCCTGCCCGGTCTGCCTGACCGCCATGACCTTCTCCATCTGGGCCGCACTGAACGCGATCAAGCTGCCGCCGCTCCTCACCGGGCTCTGCCTGGGGAGCGCCTTCGCCCTCATGGCACTGCTGGTGGCGCTCATCGCCCGGCCGCGTTCCGCAGGGGCATCGGAGACATCCCTGGGCATGGCCATGATCGTGGTCGGCCTCTACTTCATCGCCTCGCTGTTCCTCCCGGCCAAGATCGAGGCGGCCCGGGGGATGTACAGCTCGTTCATCAGCGAAAACCGCATTGCCCAGAGTACCGATGCCACAGGCGTTATGATCTTCATCCTGCTCCTGGCCCTGGCCGGCTACCTGGCAGGCAGGGGCGGGAAGGGCGAAAGGGGATAA